Genomic DNA from Taurinivorans muris:
TGCAGTTTGCTTTTTTACGCGATTAAACGGCAGAAGGTCCGTGATTCCATTTTCAGGAACATGTTTCCGTTTCCCATGGATAAATTACGCAAAATTATGAAAATCGGTCTGCCGGGAGCGGGGGAAATGTTTTCTTACAGTCTTTCCCAAACCGTTATCGTGTATCTTGTGAATAAACTGGGTACGGAAGCGTTGGCGGCGCGGACCTATCTTGTCAACATCATTACCTTTATTTTTTTATTTTCTCTGTCGTTAGGGCAGGCGTCCGCCATTATCGTAGGGCAGTTGGCGGGCAGGAAACGCAAAGATGCGGCTTTGAAGCTTGGAAGCTTCAGCTTGAAAATAGCTGTTTCCGTGTCTGTCGCATTGTCTTTCTGCTTGGCTTTAGCCGGGGGGCGGGTCATGCCGCTGCTTACTGATAATGCGAATATTATCGCCCTTTGTTTGACTATTTTGTGGATAGATGTTGTGCTTGAGGTGGGCAGGGCGGTGAATATTTTAGGCGGCAGGATGTTAAGCGCCGTCGGCAATCCTGAATTTGCGTTCGTGGTCGGGGTTATCGTCATGTGGGGAGTCGCAACGCTCGGCGCTTATGTTTTCGGTTTGTATTTGGGTTACGGGCTTGTCGGCATGTGGATTTGTTTCGCTGCCGACGAATGTTTGCGGGCTGTTTTCATCTGGCGCCATTGGGCAAGCCAAAAATGGGCGAAAAAAAGCCTTATCCATGCAGATTGATGCTGAAATTATTTTTTATGATATGGTAGGAAAAATTTTATGCTTGATATTATTTATAAAAGAAAAAGCATACGGCAGTTTTCACCCCGTACTGTAACCGATGAGATTATTGAAAAAATCATTCGGGCGGGAATGCAGGCGCCTTCCTCCGGAAACAGCCAGCCATGGGAATTTGTCGTGATCAGAAACAGGAATACGTTACGGAAAATAACGGAATTTCATTCCTATTCTCAATGTTTGAAAATGGTTAATGCTGCGGTTGTTGTTTGTGCAAATCTGTCACGGGAGATTTTTAAGGGCTTTTGGGTGCAGGATTGTTCGGCTTGTGTGCAAAACATGCTTTTAGCTGTTGAAAGCATAAAAGGTGAAGATGATTTGGAGCTTGGTTCGGTTTGGCTGGGAATATATCCGGTTGCGGAACGGGTCGACGGTTTGAGAGAGCTGCTGTCTTTACCCGAAGATGTTGTTCCTTTTGCGGTTTTGCCTGTCGGTTATAAAGGGGAAAAGAAAAATAGCACCGATAATTTCAAGCCGGAACGGATACACCTTGAAAAATGGTAAAAAAAAAGCTGATTTTTATTGTGTCAGCGGGAAAAGCAACATATTGCAAAAAGCGGATAGCTGCTTTTTTTTGAAAGCAGGACTTTTCACTTTGCAGCAAGCAATGTTTGTTGGCGCCTGAGTCGGTTTTATCAATAGTTTTGTTTGATGATTTCCAAAACTTCCTTGTCAGCCGGGCAAAAAGCGTAGTTGTCGATTTCTTCGGAACTGATCCACCGAATATCTTCGTGTTCAAGCTTTTGCACCGGACCTTTGATTATTTTTGTGTGATAGATGAAAAGATTGACAATGATATCTTCGTATTCATGGGAATTTTGATAGAATAAACCGCTTGGTTCAACTTCAATGGCGAGTTCTTCCATACATTCCCGCTTTAAAGCTTGGATATGGCTCTCGCCTTGTTCGACCTTTCCCCCTGCAAATTCCCAAAGCAAAGCGCGTGCTTTTGTTTTCGGGCGTTGGCAGATTAAAAATCTGTTTTGTTCGTAAATAAAAGCGGCAACAATATTAAATATCTTTTTTGTGTCCATGGGGTCAGAATGTGTCATATTTTAACTATGGTTGAATTGTTGTAAAAAAAAAAAAAAAATGGGTATAAAAAAAGTCCACTTTAAAAAGTGGACCTTTCAAAAGAATTTCGGCAAGCTTATTCAGCTGCTGTTTCTTCACCCAAGTGGGATTTGTCTTCAGAAACAACTTTCACGGTGAAAGTCGGAATAATGTCGGTATGCAGTCTTGCACGGACAACGTGTTCGCCGAGAGTGCGGATAGCGCCGTCAAGCAAAATGTGGTGACGGTCTATTTCAATGCCTTGTTCGTTCAAAAGTTCGCCAATCATGGAAGTTGTGACTGAACCGTAAAGCTTATCGTTTTCACCCACACGCATTTCAATGGTAAGAACGAAATCTTGAAGTTTTTCAGCAAGAACGCTGGCTGCAGCACGGATTTCATCCATACGGGCTTGAAGTTTTTTTCTTTCAAGTTCAAATGCGCGGAGGTTCGCAGGAGTTGCGAGCATCGCCAAATCTTGAGGGATAAGATAGTTGCGTCCGTATCCCGGTTTTACTTCGACAATGTCGCCCAAATGACCCAAATTTTCAATGTCGGCACGAAGAATAAGTTTCATAATCTACTCTCCTACCCTATATGTTGGTTTTCTTTTTAACATCACTGGAGTGAGCAGTGGTGTAGAAAAGAAGCGCCATTTGACGGGCACGTTTGATTTCTGTTGTAAGCTGGCGCTGGTGTTTTGCGCAAGTGCCAGTAATGCGGCGGGCAACAATTTTACCGCGTTCAGTAATGAAGTCACGCAAAATATCCGGACGTTTGTAATCAAGAGGAAGATCCTTGTCGGCACAGAAACGGCAGAATTTGCGGCGAGGTGCGAATTTTTTACGGAAAGCCATTATGCAACCTCCTCTGCTTGATCGCTTAAGCGAACTGTAATAAATTTGAAAATATTGTCTTGGATACGGATAATACGTTCAAGTTCCGCAACAAGCTGATTAGGTGCGTTATACTCAAAACGAACATAAAATCCGCGCATTTGCTTACGCACGGGGTAAGCCAAATCTTTCATTCCCCATTGGTCCACTAAAAGAAGTTTGCCGCCTTCACGGTCGATGACTTCGCTAAGAGTGGCAATGGCTTGTTCGCGCTGTTCCACGGTCAGTTCCGGGGAGAAAAGCACGAGTGTTTCCATTTTACGCATAGTACTCTCCTTTCGGTCTATGGCCTTTACTTCTGTAAAGGCAAGGTTGAGCGATATTTATAGGTTGTCTTGATTATTAAGTCAAGCAAAAGATTTATGAAACCGCTCTTTTGCCGATTGAAAAAAAATTAAGTTTTTGATAGGTTGGCTTATCGTATTGAGGACTGGATATGCATTATTATTTTTATGTGATATTTTTTCTTTTCGGTTTGGTTTTTCCTTGTGAGGCAAGGGAAGAGATTCATGTTGGATATCGCTCCATTTCCACTTGGAACTCAAGGGAAAATGTTCGGCTTGATGTTGGGGTTTGGTATCCGACCCGTAGTGAAGAACGTGACTATGTTATGGACGAATACCATGTTTTTGTCGCCAAAAACGCCCCTATGTTCCGTATTGTCGACGATGAAATCGCGGGACCTTCTTTGCGGGAACACGAAAAAATCAGGAAAAATGCCGAAATCAACAAATTGCCCAAAAAAGAGCTGCAGGCGCAGCTGGACGCCGTTCCTATCCCTTATAAAAAATATCCCTTGCTTGTCATTTCGCACGCTTCCGGCTTGACTCGGTACAGTTGTCACACCTTGGCGGATTTGTTGGTAAAGCAGGGCTATATTGTCGCCGTGCCCATGCACAGCGAGGACAATGTCCATAACATGCGTATTTTTTATTCCGCAAAATCGATGTATCAGCGCGCCAAGCAGTGTTCTTTGGCTGTTGACTTGTTATTGATGGATAAAACGTTTTCACGTTTCATTGACAGCGGCAAAATTACCTTTATGGGCTTTGGCAGCGGAGGAACGGCAGGGCTTTTGCTCGCGGGAGGAGAACTTTCCGCAAATCGTTGGCTGACGTATTGCGATGATTTTGAAAGCATAGAGTCTGATTACAATTCGCTGTGGACATTTGACGTGACAAGGCTGGAAAAAAATCTTTTTTGCCAGTATCCGATAAAAGCGCAGGTGCAAAATTTCGCTTTAGGTTTGCAGCGTTCTGTCGAAATACAAAACTTGGAAAATTTGTTTTTTTATAATGCCCTTGATTCCAAAAACGAAATTTTGCAGGAAGTGCATACTGTTTTGGATTTTCAGGTGAAATGGTCGAAACGGAATAATCCCAACTTGTCAGCGTATATTTATGAACCGCCTTTTCTGATTCCGTATCTGCCGCCTCTGCCTACCCAGTATACCTATGTTGATACGAGGTTCAAGCGGTTTATTTTTGTTTCACCTGCTTTAACCATGTTTTTTGATTTGAAACAAATACAAGATACGGATTTGAAATTTTGCATTGTCGGTCTTGAAAAAGATTATTTCAATACGCCGGAATTTCAGCCGCAGGATTTGTATAAGCAATTAGGCGAAGAAAACGCCCGTTATCATTTGATTGAAGGTGCTGATTTGTGGTCCACGCAAGCCCCGTGTTACGGAACGCAAATGCTTGTGGAAATATGCAAAACCGTTACTGATGAAGAACGCGAGCAAATTCTTGACAGATTATTCGCCATCACGTATTCGTTCATTCCTCATTTTGAATGATTATTTTCTAATTTGATACGTTGCTGGCGACAATGGTTTTGCCGATGCCGAAGGCTTTTGCTTTAAATTCTCCAAGTCCCCGGTATTCGCGGAGCATGGGCACATAAGCAAGAACGTCCAATTTTTCGGGATCGGGCAGTCCTTCCGCATTGAGAGCGGATTCTCGGATTTTTACGTCCATGATTTCCCCGATGAAAAGGGTATGCGTGCCCACATCGCAGGTTTTTATCAGGGTGAGTTCAATCACAACGGGGCATTCCTGCACATAGGGTGCGTCAACATGTTCGGCAGTGACAGGGGTAAGTTTCGTCCTTTCGAATTTGTTTTCTTGGGCGACGGAAAAAATACCGCAATAATCGACTTCGGGAAGAATTTTCGTATCCGGAATGCTGAGGGTGAACGCTTTATGTTTGAGAATATCCTTATGGGTCTGTCTGCTTCCGCGTACGGCGACTGCAAGGGCTGGAGGCTGAGCCGAACAAGGGCAGCTCCATGCGGCGGTCATGATATTGGGAATTTTATCGCCGCCAGGGGAGTCATGATAAGAACCGACCAAAACGATGGGACAGGGGAGAATAAAGTTTTGTGAACCGATGGATTTCAATACGTCAGTTTCTGACATTGTTTTTCTCCTTGGGTGTTTTTTGGGCAATATTGACAGTTTCTGCCTGAGGAGCGGCTGTCTGCCTGCTGAGTTTCGCCAAAGCCAAAATCGTATGGGCATAGGCGGTTGAATAATTATAGCGTTTCAATATTTTTACTTGGTTCTTAAAGGCTATGTTTTTCTGTTTCCAACCTTGCTTATGTAAAAAATTCGCAACACTCAAAATCGCATCGGCAGGTTCGAAAAGATTTATTTTACCGTCATTGTCAGCATCAACGCCGAAACGTTTGATATTGCTCGGCATGAACTGTCCATATCCGATAGCGCCGTAAATGGAAGACGGAATCTTGCTGACATCTATATCGTTTTGAATTGAATAGCGCAGAAGCGCCTTGAGTTCTTCATACGCCCAGTCTGCCCTTGCGTTAATTTTTTCGTGCAGGAATTTTTCTTGCTTGGCGGTAAGCGAAAGATTTTTGGTATAGTTGGGAAGCATGGATAATTCCGTTGAAATACTCATGCTTGCAAGCATGGAAAGAGGTGTGAATTTTCCTAAAAATTTTCCATGCCATGTTTCAACATAAATCAAAGCGGAAATGATTTCTTTCGGAACAGCGTATTTTTTTTCCGCCAAAATAAAATATTCTTCGTTTTCATCAAGAAAATTTTTGCATTTAAGGGCGTTTTCCTTTGTCACATATCCGTCATACCACGGATAGGGTACGCCTAATGCATTTGTTTTAGGTTTTTGTTTACCCGGCTTTTTTTTGCTTGTTTTTTTGGGGGCAAAATTGGCTTGATACAATTCTTTCACTTTGTTTCCCATAGGTTTTTGGGAAAAAGCGTTTTGAAGCTGCAAGAAATATTGTTCCAAATCCTTTTCGGAAAAACCGTCACGGACAAGGCGGGCATGCAGGTTGTCCCAAGTTTTGTCATGCTCCGTGTTGTGTTTTTGCGGTTCTGCGGTGTTTTGCCCGTTTCCTTTTGCGTCTGCGCAAAGAAAGGAAAAAAATATGAGAAAACAAAACGGTATTATCCAGAATATGCGTTTCATAAGAGTTATTGCCGGGTTAAAATTTATGCAGCACCCATGTGACTTTGCCCAGAAGCTTTTCCTGCAGGCTTTCAAAA
This window encodes:
- a CDS encoding MATE family efflux transporter, which gives rise to MESIIQRLDIRRQLIALTFPIFIETLLIMLAGFVDVFMLSRVSDSAVAAVGLANQVLMLVYMVFMIGVMGVTVVCSQYIGAKDEHGFVKTISAAVAYNIFVGIVTGIFFTFFTPELIVFLDTRAELVDNATVYFEIAGGFSILVCMNMTYSGIMRSCNLARYPMYVSVVANILNIFGNYVLIFGKFGFPELGVQGAAISTVFSRVVACSLLFYAIKRQKVRDSIFRNMFPFPMDKLRKIMKIGLPGAGEMFSYSLSQTVIVYLVNKLGTEALAARTYLVNIITFIFLFSLSLGQASAIIVGQLAGRKRKDAALKLGSFSLKIAVSVSVALSFCLALAGGRVMPLLTDNANIIALCLTILWIDVVLEVGRAVNILGGRMLSAVGNPEFAFVVGVIVMWGVATLGAYVFGLYLGYGLVGMWICFAADECLRAVFIWRHWASQKWAKKSLIHAD
- a CDS encoding alpha/beta hydrolase family protein; amino-acid sequence: MHYYFYVIFFLFGLVFPCEAREEIHVGYRSISTWNSRENVRLDVGVWYPTRSEERDYVMDEYHVFVAKNAPMFRIVDDEIAGPSLREHEKIRKNAEINKLPKKELQAQLDAVPIPYKKYPLLVISHASGLTRYSCHTLADLLVKQGYIVAVPMHSEDNVHNMRIFYSAKSMYQRAKQCSLAVDLLLMDKTFSRFIDSGKITFMGFGSGGTAGLLLAGGELSANRWLTYCDDFESIESDYNSLWTFDVTRLEKNLFCQYPIKAQVQNFALGLQRSVEIQNLENLFFYNALDSKNEILQEVHTVLDFQVKWSKRNNPNLSAYIYEPPFLIPYLPPLPTQYTYVDTRFKRFIFVSPALTMFFDLKQIQDTDLKFCIVGLEKDYFNTPEFQPQDLYKQLGEENARYHLIEGADLWSTQAPCYGTQMLVEICKTVTDEEREQILDRLFAITYSFIPHFE
- the rplI gene encoding 50S ribosomal protein L9, with the protein product MKLILRADIENLGHLGDIVEVKPGYGRNYLIPQDLAMLATPANLRAFELERKKLQARMDEIRAAASVLAEKLQDFVLTIEMRVGENDKLYGSVTTSMIGELLNEQGIEIDRHHILLDGAIRTLGEHVVRARLHTDIIPTFTVKVVSEDKSHLGEETAAE
- a CDS encoding (deoxy)nucleoside triphosphate pyrophosphohydrolase; the protein is MTHSDPMDTKKIFNIVAAFIYEQNRFLICQRPKTKARALLWEFAGGKVEQGESHIQALKRECMEELAIEVEPSGLFYQNSHEYEDIIVNLFIYHTKIIKGPVQKLEHEDIRWISSEEIDNYAFCPADKEVLEIIKQNY
- the rpsR gene encoding 30S ribosomal protein S18; its protein translation is MAFRKKFAPRRKFCRFCADKDLPLDYKRPDILRDFITERGKIVARRITGTCAKHQRQLTTEIKRARQMALLFYTTAHSSDVKKKTNI
- a CDS encoding nitroreductase family protein — protein: MLDIIYKRKSIRQFSPRTVTDEIIEKIIRAGMQAPSSGNSQPWEFVVIRNRNTLRKITEFHSYSQCLKMVNAAVVVCANLSREIFKGFWVQDCSACVQNMLLAVESIKGEDDLELGSVWLGIYPVAERVDGLRELLSLPEDVVPFAVLPVGYKGEKKNSTDNFKPERIHLEKW
- a CDS encoding lytic murein transglycosylase, translated to MKRIFWIIPFCFLIFFSFLCADAKGNGQNTAEPQKHNTEHDKTWDNLHARLVRDGFSEKDLEQYFLQLQNAFSQKPMGNKVKELYQANFAPKKTSKKKPGKQKPKTNALGVPYPWYDGYVTKENALKCKNFLDENEEYFILAEKKYAVPKEIISALIYVETWHGKFLGKFTPLSMLASMSISTELSMLPNYTKNLSLTAKQEKFLHEKINARADWAYEELKALLRYSIQNDIDVSKIPSSIYGAIGYGQFMPSNIKRFGVDADNDGKINLFEPADAILSVANFLHKQGWKQKNIAFKNQVKILKRYNYSTAYAHTILALAKLSRQTAAPQAETVNIAQKTPKEKNNVRN
- the rpsF gene encoding 30S ribosomal protein S6, encoding MRKMETLVLFSPELTVEQREQAIATLSEVIDREGGKLLLVDQWGMKDLAYPVRKQMRGFYVRFEYNAPNQLVAELERIIRIQDNIFKFITVRLSDQAEEVA
- a CDS encoding flavin reductase family protein produces the protein MSETDVLKSIGSQNFILPCPIVLVGSYHDSPGGDKIPNIMTAAWSCPCSAQPPALAVAVRGSRQTHKDILKHKAFTLSIPDTKILPEVDYCGIFSVAQENKFERTKLTPVTAEHVDAPYVQECPVVIELTLIKTCDVGTHTLFIGEIMDVKIRESALNAEGLPDPEKLDVLAYVPMLREYRGLGEFKAKAFGIGKTIVASNVSN